Proteins from a single region of Apium graveolens cultivar Ventura chromosome 7, ASM990537v1, whole genome shotgun sequence:
- the LOC141673840 gene encoding limonoid 1-O-acetyltransferse-like → MAVRVEIVSTETIKPSSPTPDGLKNFKLSFLDQLAATLPVPVVLFYPRSTDRLYQISSSCEHLKKSLSLTLTEMYPLAGRQKNQFLIECNEEGAEYMEARVLCDMTSVTKHPKLDHLRMLLPYNPHQLSSQHQLSIDQNVLLAVQVNRFLCGGIAIGVCIRHVIADAAATATFFRTWSTINAKCFKNDTEYVPKNYVFDCTSLFPPQDVALAFSARASKHNQIIHKTVTKRFILSDSVIADLRKKCSMDDNDVNYPTRVEAVVGFLWTMIIQSSRKRFKRHEILLTVNLRKRMVPSIPLHCIGNVFQPSRAQWEAGEENIVDLKVLTEKLVKEVRKMKDGYIRNMFETGGFFKGMKERLKMAGNTSEEMGTLAVSSWCRFPFYETDFGFGKPSWYGNTLNYINSAILMDTSDGKGMEAWVTLQEEDMEKLEQNSEFLAYFPLILSQIV, encoded by the coding sequence ATGGCTGTTAGAGTTGAAATTGTGTCAACAGAAACAATCAAACCGTCTTCTCCTACCCCAGATGGCCTTAAAAATTTTAAGCTATCTTTTCTTGATCAATTAGCGGCTACTCTTCCCGTTCCAGTAGTACTGTTTTATCCTCGTAGTACTGATCGTTTATATCAAATCAGTTCTTCGTGTGAGCATCTCAAGAAATCGCTGTCGCTAACTCTAACAGAGATGTATCCACTTGCTGGAAGGCAAAAGAATCAGTTCCTTATCGAATGCAATGAGGAAGGTGCTGAATATATGGAAGCCCGCGTTTTATGTGACATGACTTCTGTGACAAAACATCCAAAACTTGATCATCTCCGGATGTTACTTCCGTACAATCCTCATCAACTTTCATCACAACATCAGCTGAGCATAGATCAAAATGTTCTCTTAGCTGTTCAAGTTAACAGATTCTTGTGTGGTGGAATCGCGATAGGGGTATGCATTCGCCATGTCATAGCAGACGCTGCAGCAACTGCAACATTTTTCAGAACATGGTCCACAATTAATGCCAAGTGTTTCAAAAATGATACAGAATATGTCCCCAAAAATTATGTGTTTGATTGCACTTCTCTGTTTCCTCCACAAGATGTGGCTCTTGCCTTCAGCGCAAGAGCCTCCAAACACAACCAGATAATTCACAAAACTGTGACTAAGAGATTTATTTTGAGTGATTCAGTAATCGCGGATCTCAGAAAGAAATGCAGCATGGATGATAATGATGTCAATTACCCCACTCGTGTTGAGGCTGTCGTGGGCTTCTTGTGGACCATGATCATCCAATCAAGTAGAAAAAGGTTCAAAAGACACGAAATTTTACTAACAGTGAACTTGAGGAAAAGGATGGTTCCATCAATTCCCCTTCACTGCATAGGCAATGTTTTTCAACCTTCAAGAGCGCAATGGGAGGCAGGCGAGGAAAATATCGTAGACTTAAAAGTCTTGACGGAAAAATTAGTGAAGGAGGTAAGAAAGATGAAAGATGGATACATAAGGAACATGTTTGAGACTGGGGGTTTCTTCAAAGGCATGAAGGAAAGATTAAAAATGGCGGGAAATACAAGTGAAGAGATGGGAACTTTGGCAGTAAGCAGTTGGTGCAGATTTCCATTTTATGAGACTGATTTTGGATTTGGAAAGCCAAGTTGGTATGGAAATactttaaattatataaattctGCAATCTTAATGGATACTAGCGATGGTAAGGGAATGGAAGCTTGGGTTACATTACAAGAGGAAGACATGGAAAAACTTGAGCAAAACTCTGAGTTCCTTGCATATTTTCCTTTGATTCTGAGCCAAATTGTTTGA
- the LOC141671709 gene encoding gamma-soluble NSF attachment protein, with product MASSDPEKLIAKADKLTKLSMTRWSADWKGATSLYEQAAIGFRLAKKYEKAKVAFEKASKGQEMLSSPWDAAKHMESAAALAQELGNWREVADFYRQASVFYIECGRAQPASDALAKGARALEEAVPDEAVTLYTEACDTLEEDGKEQMAFDLYRAAASVYIKLEKYTDAATFLLRWGLSADKCNATHSQCKAYLSAIIVYLYANDFNQAQKCYNDCSQVDAFLSSDQSRSAAKLLSAYFEGVVEEIKCVAKSSTISNLDHAIIKLARKLPTGDVGGLKSEAVKEQEEPLDENDLT from the exons ATGGCCAGTTCCGATCCCGAGAAGCTCATAGCTAAAGCTGATAAATt GACAAAGCTCAGTATGACAAGATGGAGTGCTGATTGGAAGGGTGCTACTAGTTTATATGAACAGGCAG CTATAGGGTTTAGACTTGCCAAAAAGTACGAGAAAGCAAAAGTAGCATTTGAGAAAGCTTCAAAAGGACAAGAAATGCTATCCTC ACCTTGGGATGCTGCTAAGCATATGGAGTCTGCTGCTGCTCTGGCACAGGAACTAGGCAACTGGAGAGAAGTTGCTGATTTTTATAGACAGGCATCTGTATTTTACATTGAGTGTGGGAGGGCACAACCTGCCTCTGATGCACTTGCAAAAGGTGCTCG TGCACTCGAAGAAGCTGTACCTGATGAAGCTGTTACTTTGTACACGGAGGCTTGTGATACCCTTGAAGAGGATGGCAAAGAACAAATGGCCTTTGATCTATATCGTGCGGCCGCCAGTGTTTATATAAAGCTTGAAAA GTATACGGATGCTGCAACTTTTCTTTTAAGGTGGGGCTTATCGGCTGACAAGTGCAATGCAACACATAGCCAATGCAAG GCATATCTCAGTGCTATCATTGTATACCTTTATGCCAATGACTTCAACCAAGCGCAGAAGTGTTACAATGACTGTAGTCA GGTTGATGCTTTCTTGAGTAGCGATCAAAGTCGAAGTGCAGCTAAACTTCTTTCAGCATACTTTGAAGGCGTTGTTGAAGAAATCAAGTGTGTAGCTAAGTCAAGCACTATATCCAATCTTGATCATGCG ATCATTAAGCTTGCCAGAAAGCTACCAACAGGAGATGTGGGCGGATTAAAGAGCGAGGCTGTAAAGGAGCAAGAAGAGCCACTAGATGAAAATGATCTCACTTAG